AAATATACAAGAAGAAAAGGTTGCTCGAAAGATGATTCCTGAAAATGACACATGGCAATAGAGTAAAAGGGCTAAAGTAAGAGGACAGGACAATAGGCAAAATCTGTCTTTCATGCAACCTTCAAAAACATATAGTTCTCACCAATTGGCATGACAAAACGTTGCAGTCACGAACTGATACCAAGCAGGCCAATTGTGGTACAAATATAGACTTCTAATGCCACgaacctagcaaaaaaaaaaattgtgtcagATTGACTGTCTGAATTATATTATACAAGAAAACTAGCAATGAATCATAGAACTAAAacagatataaaaaaaatttcccctgAGGACATAAGTATATCCATTTGGTATCATAACATCCTACAAGAGTTGAAGAAACAGCCTCCAAACGtaccaaaatttaataaatctgctaaaaatacaaataaatccATGGCTAGAAGCCAGAAGAAATCAGTACCTGAAACAAGTGATCTGCCACATATATTCCAATATTAAGAAGTATGATCCAGAATATCCCGTTTACTTGTTTCTCAGGCTTTCGTCTCTCCTCTGGCTTCCCGAGTTCCAGCTGTGATATCATATCTAACAAACATAATTACAAGGTTGCTTAAACAGTTCTATTCCCTACATATGAAACTGCATGAACTTAAATCCAGCAGGAAGGCAATGACAAAAACCACAATCCCCACGAGCATTAAGGTGAAGCTCTAAATTCCCCCCATTAACAAATTCATAAAAATCACATCATAAACTTTGGACCTTCGGTTAGAACTTACAAATCGCttttttgctttcaagttttcatcaaaaggaagaaaaataccCCAAATATGCTTTGGAAGAAAAAAGTATACTTCAATTATGTATCACAATAAGCACTTACTAACTTTTCATACTTTTTTAAGTACTTAAAATACCCACCACACCAAGTGTTTGTAAAAAGTCCTAAGAGAAGCAAAAGCAgttaatgaaattatttcaataaGAGGGGAGGCGATTTACCTGATCCATTCATCTTGCATAGTAAGCTGCGAGATGGAGCGGCAGAGGAGAGAGGGTGAAAATGAAGGATTTGATTGGGTTTGGTGAGAGTTTGATGAGTGTAAGAGAGAGGATGAGAAGCAAAGGTTGGAGATTTGGTTGGACGAGGAAAAGAAGCCAAGGGCATGAGTTTACATGAATAAGAATTATAGGGTCCGAGGCCGAGAGTTCGGAGTGGGAGTTGCTGAAACTGTAACTGTCCCATTGTTGTGGATTTTGGAGGGAACTGTGAGAAGTCTTAACCGTAGACAAGTCTCGTTTTATATATAGAGAGTACAGACAAACACGCGTGTAGGTCTCGGTAAACGTAGAACTCTTCTCCACCTCAAGAATGCCCATCTCACTCCACGTCCTGACTTTAACAAGAAGGCATCCTCggagtttttttttactagtaacGCTAGGCGCacataaaaatgaataattttgtgCAATAACTCATCACGTTGTGAGCTGTGAGCGGTGAAATTATATCCTCATATGGCCCATCATCACACATTCATCAATCACAACTTACCACGTGATaagttgtggcacaaaattatgcatttttatGTGTACATAATATTACTCTATTTTGACATGAGTGGTGTTTATTCACACACTAAAATATACACATGGGTACACACAAAGGCCACACGgctaaataaaatagtaaaatatgatACAATTAGCTAAGTAAGCATTTTTCATATTAT
The sequence above is drawn from the Quercus lobata isolate SW786 chromosome 12, ValleyOak3.0 Primary Assembly, whole genome shotgun sequence genome and encodes:
- the LOC115970764 gene encoding rhomboid-like protein 11, chloroplastic, producing MGQLQFQQLPLRTLGLGPYNSYSCKLMPLASFPRPTKSPTFASHPLSYTHQTLTKPNQILHFHPLSSAAPSRSLLCKMNGSDMISQLELGKPEERRKPEKQVNGIFWIILLNIGIYVADHLFQVRGIRSLYLYHNWPAWYQFVTATFCHANWNHLSSNLFFLYIFGKLVEEEEGNFALWLSYILTGVGANLVSWLILPRNTVSVGASGAVFGLFTISVLVKMSWDWRKILEVLILGQFVIEKVMEAAQASTALSGTFRGGNSLQSVNHIAHLSGALVGVVLVWLLSRVPSQPPNGEVSNSHRKKDRTL